One region of Danio aesculapii chromosome 7, fDanAes4.1, whole genome shotgun sequence genomic DNA includes:
- the si:dkey-187j14.4 gene encoding uncharacterized protein si:dkey-187j14.4, translating into MYEVFHVKSSISLTIIDTPGYGDTRGLEKDLEVAENLSALFQSSDGVREVDAVCFVIQASKNRLSDRQHYIISSILSLFGKDIVNNIVFLITHSDGLPPKNVLGAINKAKIPCRRDRSGQPVHFLFNNRQAEARQNEKRYNRAQRDAWEDSMDGMTHLLASLDEKNRKSLELTSDVLIERIQLEASICNLQLRIQEKELKKAEKLQIQEAMRKNKEKIEQCKNFNINVRKTVKTKVLIESASWKHRKATTCTVCEENCHEFDCWWVSGPKKCEVMKNGYCTVCTGKCHYSKHVKENKKYVFRTSSIMIEFDLIKKEYEKAQKQTKTYLSLMEDLDNELREIDDQKAMFLFNAYKTIKHLSQIALKPDSAFTLQHLDFFIPRVREAGKEEWVRELEETRRQAVADEANKDALSYLKAGLAKLFLAGK; encoded by the coding sequence ATGTATGAGGTCTTTCATGTGAAGAGCTCCATTTCTCTCACCATCATTGATACTCCAGGTTACGGAGACACTAGAGGACTGGAGAAAGATCTGGAAGTTGCAGAGAATTTGTCTGCTCTGTTTCAGAGCAGTGATGGAGTTCGAGAAGTCGATGctgtgtgttttgtgattcaaGCATCTAAGAATCGTCTCTCAGACAGACAACACTACATTATCAGCTCAATCCTGTCTCTGTTTGGGAAAGACATTGTGAACAACATTGTGTTTTTAATCACACACTCTGATGGTCTTCCTCCTAAAAATGTCCTCGGTGCCATTAATAAAGCTAAAATCCCCTGCAGACGAGACCGAAGTGGCCAACCTGTTCACTTCCTATTCAATAATCGTCAGGCTGAAGCTCGACAAAATGAGAAACGCTACAATCGTGCTCAAAGAGACGCCTGGGAGGACAGCATGGATGGCATGACGCACCTACTTGCATCCCTGGATGAAAAGAACAGAAAAAGTTTAGAGTTGACTTCAGATGTCCTGATCGAGCGGATTCAGTTAGAAGCATCTATTTGCAACTTGCAGCTGAGAATCCAAGAGAAAGAGCTGAAAAAGGCTGAGAAACTTCAGATTCAAGAAGCAATGAGGAAAAACAAGGAAAAGATTGAACAGTGTAAAAACTTCAACATTAATGTAAGAAAGACAGTCAAAACGAAGGTGCTTATTGAGAGTGCATCATGGAAACACAGAAAGGCGACAACCTGCACCGTCTGTGAGGAAAACTGCCATGAGTTTGACTGCTGGTGGGTTTCTGGTCCCAAGAAATGTGAAGTCATGAAAAATGGATACTGCACTGTGTGCACAGGGAAATGCCACTACAGCAAACACGTCAAAGAGAACAAGAAATATGTCTTCAGAACCTCAAGCATCATGATAGAGTTTGATTTGATAAAAAAAGAATATGAAAAAGCCCAAAAACAAACCAAGACGTATTTGAGTTTAATGGAAGATCTTGACAATGAGCTGAGGGAGATTGACGACCAAAAGGCAATGTTTCTGTTCAATGCTTACAAAACTATCAAGCACCTGTCTCAGATCGCTCTAAAACCAGACTCTGCCTTCACTCTCCAGCATCTGGACTTCTTCATCCCCAGAGTGAGAGAGGCTGGGAAAGAAGAATGGGTTCGAGAACTGGAGGAGACGAGGAGACAAGCAGTAGCTGATGAAGCCAATAAAGACGCTCTGAGTTACCTGAAAGCTGGATTGGCTAAACTCTTCCTTGCAGGCAAATGA
- the zgc:172065 gene encoding uncharacterized protein zgc:172065, with protein MNTGRPSPQPRRLKLIHQGPPARYRLQTERKLLDENEKVRKWTFGKRDASKPNKIILLVGETGVGKTTIINTMVSYLMEVKFKEETWLEITEEEARDQSESQTSEITMYEVFPVKSSISLTIIDTPGYGDTRGLEKDLEVAENLSALFQNNDGVREVDAVCFVIQAAKNRLSDRQHYIISSVLSLFGKDIVNNIVFLITHSDGLPPKNVLGAINKAKIPCRRDNSGQPVHFIFNNRQGEARQTKERYFRAQRDAWEDSMNEMKCFFQSLTARNRRSLELTSDVLIDRIQFEASISNLQLRIQEKELKKAEKLQIQEVMKLNKGKIEECKNFNIKFERTVKVKVPIENASWKNRNATTCTVCEENCHEFDCWWVSSPKKCEVMKNDYCTVCTGKCHYSKHVKENKKYVCSTSSYMMEFDSIKKKYENTQTQTKTYLVLMQDLEEELKEIEEQKAVLIVSAYHNIKHLSQIALKPDSAFTLQHLDFFIPRVREAGKAEWVRELEEMRRQAVADEANKDALSYLKAGLAKLFLGEK; from the exons ATGAACACAGG AAGACCAAGTCCTCAACCACGGAGACTAAAACTGATTCATCAAGGTCCTCCAGCAAGATACCGTCTACAAACAGAGAGGAAATTGCTTGATGAAAATGAAAAGGTCAGGAAATGGACCTTTGGCAAAAGAGATGCCAGTAAACCAAATAAAATCATTCTGCTGGTGGGAGAGACTGGCGTTGGTAAGACCACCATCATCAACACCATGGTCAGCTACTTGATGGAAGTAAAGTTTAAGGAAGAAACTTGGCTTGAAATCACAGAAGAAGAAGCCAGAGATCAGTCAGAATCCCAAACCTCTGAAATCACCATGTATGAGGTCTTTCCTGTGAAGAGCTCCATTTCTCTCACCATCATTGATACTCCAGGTTACGGAGACACTAGAGGACTGGAGAAAGATCTGGAAGTTGCTGAGAATTTATCTGCTCTGTTTCAGAACAATGATGGAGTTCGAGAAGTCGATGctgtgtgttttgtgattcaaGCGGCAAAGAATCGTCTCTCAGACAGACAACACTACATTATCAGCTCAGTTCTGTCTCTGTTTGGGAAAGACATTGTAAACAACATTGTGTTTTTAATCACACACTCTGATGGTCTTCCTCCTAAAAATGTCCTCGGTGCCATTAATAAAGCTAAAATCCCCTGCAGACGAGACAATAGTGGTCAACCTGTTCATTTCATATTCAACAATCGTCAGGGTGAAGCTCGTCAAACTAAAGAACGTTACTTTCGTGCTCAAAGAGACGCCTGGGAAGACagtatgaatgaaatgaaatgcttCTTTCAATCTCTGACTGCAAGGAACAGAAGAAGTTTAGAGTTGACTTCAGATGTCCTGATCGACCGCATTCAGTTTGAAGCTTCCATCAGCAACTTACAACTGAGAATCCAAGAGAAAGAGCTGAAAAAGGCTGAGAAACTTCAGATTCAGGAGGTAATGAAACTAAACAAGGGAAAGATTGAAGAATGTAAAAACTTCAACATTAAATTTGAACGAACTGTCAAAGTGAAGGTACCCATTGAGAATGCATCATGGAAGAACAGGAATGCAACGACCTGCACAGTCTGTGAGGAAAACTGCCATGAGTTTGACTGCTGGTGGGTGTCCAGTCCTAAGAAATGTGAAGTCATGAAAAATGACTACTGCACTGTGTGCACAGGGAAGTGTCACTACAGCAAACACGTCAAAGAGAACAAGAAATACGTCTGCAGCACGTCAAGCTACATGATGGAGTTTGACTctataaaaaagaaatatgaaaacacccaaacacaaacCAAGACATATTTAGTTTTAATGCAAGATCTTGAAGAAGAGTTGAAGGAGATTGAGGAACAAAAGGCAGTTCTTATTGTCAGTGCTTACCACAACATCAAGCACCTGTCTCAGATCGCACTAAAACCAGACTCTGCCTTCACTCTCCAGCATCTGGACTTCTTCATCCCCAGAGTGAGGGAGGCTGGGAAAGCAGAATGGGTTCGAGAGCTGGAGGAGATGAGGAGACAAGCAGTAGCTGATGAAGCCAATAAAGACGCTCTGAGTTACCTGAAAGCTGGACTGGCTAAACTCTTCCTTGGTGAAAAATGA
- the LOC130232646 gene encoding uncharacterized protein LOC130232646, translated as MQSRTNLNRNTSMQRPDPPPRRPKLIHRGPPARYRLHTERKLLDDNGKVRKWTFGKRDASKPNKIILLVGETGVGKTTIINTMVNYLIGVKFEEETWYEITEEEARDQSESQTSEITMYEVFPVKSSISLTIIDTPGYGDTRGLEKDLEVAENLSALFQNNDGVREVDAVCFVIQAAKNRLSDRQHYIISSILSLFGKDIVNNIVFLITHSDGLPPKNVLGAINKAKIPCRRDREGQPVHFIFNNRQADARHNEKRYNRAQRDAWEDSMDGMKEFFQSLTARNRRSLELTSDVLIDRIQFEASISNLQLRVQEKESKKSEKIQIQEAIKQNKEKIEERRNFGITVKKTVKVKVPIENASWKNRKATTCTVCEENCHEFDCWWVSNPSQCEVMRNGFCTVCTGKCHYSKHVKENKKYVISTSSYMMEFDYIKKEYEKVQKQTKTYLVLMQDLEEELKEIEEQKQMLLSDAYHNIKHLSQIALKPDSAFTLQHLDFFIPRVKEAGKEEWVRELEEMRRQAVAEEANKDALSYLKAGLAKLFLGEK; from the exons ATGCAATCGCGAACTAACCTCAATCGGAATACCAGCATGCA AAGGCCAGATCCTCCACCACGGAGACCAAAACTGATTCATCGAGGTCCCCCAGCAAGATACCGTCTACATACAGAGAGAAAATTGCTTGATGACAATGGAAAAGTCAGGAAATGGACCTTTGGGAAAAGAGATGCCAGTAAACCAAATAAAATCATTCTGCTGGTGGGAGAGACTGGCGTTGGTAAGACCACCATCATCAACACCATGGTCAACTACTTAATAGGAGTGAAGTTTGAGGAAGAAACTTGGTATGAAATCACAGAAGAAGAAGCCAGAGATCAGTCAGAATCCCAAACCTCTGAAATCACCATGTATGAGGTCTTTCCTGTGAAGAGCTCCATTTCTCTCACCATCATTGATACTCCAGGTTACGGAGACACTAGAGGACTGGAGAAAGATTTGGAAGTTGCAGAGAATTTATCTGCTCTGTTTCAGAACAATGATGGAGTTCGAGAAGTCGATGctgtgtgttttgtgattcaaGCGGCAAAGAATCGTCTCTCAGACAGACAACACTACATTATCAGCTCAATCCTGTCTCTGTTTGGGAAAGACATTGTGAACAACATTGTGTTTTTAATCACACACTCTGATGGTCTTCCTCCTAAAAATGTCCTCGGTGCCATTAATAAAGCTAAAATCCCCTGCAGACGAGACAGAGAAGGCCAACCTGTTCATTTCATATTCAACAATCGTCAAGCTGATGCCCGTCACAATGAGAAACGCTACAATCGTGCTCAAAGAGACGCCTGGGAAGACAGCATGGATGGCATGAAAGAATTCTTTCAATCTCTGACTGCAAGGAACAGAAGAAGTTTAGAGTTGACTTCAGATGTCCTGATTGACCGCATTCAGTTTGAAGCTTCCATAAGCAACTTACAACTGAGAGTCCAAGAGAAAGAGTCGAAGAAGTCTGAAAAGATTCAGATTCAGGAGGCAATAAAACAGAACAAGGAAAAGATTGAGGAGCGAAGAAATTTTGGCATAACCGTAAAAAAGACAGTCAAAGTGAAGGTACCCATTGAGAACGCATCATGGAAAAACAGAAAGGCGACGACCTGCACCGTCTGTGAGGAAAACTGCCATGAGTTTGACTGCTGGTGGGTTTCTAATCCTAGCCAATGTGAAGTCATGAGAAATGGTTTCTGCACTGTGTGCACAGGGAAATGCCACTACAGCAAGCACGTCAAAGAGAACAAGAAATATGTAATCAGCACTTCAAGCTACATGATGGAGTTTGACTACATAAAAAAGGAATATGAAAAAGTTCAAAAACAAACCAAGACATATTTAGTTTTAATGCAAGATCTTGAAGAAGAGTTGAAGGAGATTGAGGAACAAAAGCAAATGTTACTGTCAGATGCTTACCACAACATCAAGCATCTGTCTCAGATCGCACTAAAACCAGACTCTGCCTTCACTCTCCAGCATCTGGACTTCTTCATCCCCAGAGTGAAGGAGGCTGGGAAAGAAGAATGGGTTCGAGAGCTGGAGGAGATGAGAAGACAAGCAGTAGCTGAAGAAGCCAATAAAGACGCTCTGAGTTACCTGAAAGCTGGACTGGCTAAACTCTTCCTTGGTGAAAAATGA